One stretch of Aquimarina sp. Aq107 DNA includes these proteins:
- a CDS encoding DUF4249 domain-containing protein, with protein sequence MKNLFIISVIIISSIFLSCETDVTNDITLNESTPRLVINGGLERNTISPLPIQQIQLTTTASFLSTEDQPFVDDAIVTVTDGTNSWIFNHSTNGFYENTEIIPEIGNTYTITINWNGETYEGSDSISEVPSFDNFYFEFEEETIATDAGYFVKFDTTDPIDIANFYYYRLFKNNEFIIVPDPGNSEVLIVSDEFFDGRQRIGVNPNDEVPFEIGDVAKAQQLSISETYFDFLNELFIQTGNLGNPIIGNPPPASIRGNLINLNNPNNRALGFFYTVDIEEDTITITEN encoded by the coding sequence ATGAAAAATTTATTTATAATATCTGTAATAATCATCTCGTCAATTTTCCTGTCATGCGAAACAGACGTAACCAATGACATCACATTAAATGAAAGTACTCCAAGACTAGTTATCAATGGTGGACTAGAGAGAAACACTATCAGTCCATTACCTATACAGCAGATTCAACTAACTACTACTGCCTCTTTTTTATCTACAGAAGACCAACCTTTTGTAGATGATGCAATCGTTACAGTAACAGATGGCACTAATTCTTGGATATTTAATCATTCTACAAATGGGTTTTATGAAAATACAGAAATCATTCCAGAAATTGGAAACACATACACAATCACAATAAATTGGAATGGAGAAACCTATGAGGGGTCAGATTCTATAAGTGAAGTACCTTCATTTGATAATTTCTATTTTGAATTTGAAGAAGAAACAATCGCAACAGATGCAGGATATTTTGTTAAATTTGATACTACAGACCCTATAGATATTGCTAATTTTTATTATTATCGTCTTTTTAAAAATAATGAATTTATTATAGTTCCGGATCCAGGAAATAGCGAGGTTTTAATTGTTTCAGATGAATTTTTTGACGGTAGACAACGCATTGGCGTAAACCCAAATGACGAAGTGCCTTTTGAAATCGGAGATGTTGCTAAAGCACAACAATTATCAATATCTGAAACCTATTTCGACTTCTTAAATGAATTGTTTATACAAACAGGAAATTTAGGTAATCCAATAATTGGTAACCCACCTCCTGCCTCTATACGTGGAAATTTAATAAATTTAAACAATCCCAATAATCGAGCATTAGGATTCTTTTATACAGTAGATATCGAAGAGGACACAATTACAATTACAGAAAATTAA